The Diospyros lotus cultivar Yz01 chromosome 15, ASM1463336v1, whole genome shotgun sequence genome has a window encoding:
- the LOC127791663 gene encoding uncharacterized protein LOC127791663, producing MDDLSDDAPDTNDDCDNETDDNSDDSDDDNSDGGGGDERGVSPEYPEVRFSGSQFEDNHLQRNWIIPGVENYAIEETRPEVSIPYQGDLLHMGALFRSKQELILAFGQYCVDVKMDYRVRRSCTIRFEAGCKDVNCKFMLRTRCRPCCSFWHVVKFMPSHTCTPDVYDSHFRSVKAIVIGSLFSERVTSSEYTPRMLMGELLEQHGVQIMYIKAWRSLQHAKRLTYGNADESYQQLPSYFHMLKETNPGSITAIEIDENNCFLYSFFALGACLHGFQSYIRPVVAVDATHLKGEHKGVIFVATCKDGEEMIYPIAFGFGDGESDRSWIWFLMKLREAIGVREDLVIVSDRHQSIANAMSPVFHSVPHVFCFFHLKQNLKKRCRQQKDVMTAFYLAAYSYTTIECDTYLAEIQSMHPQTHLTLMEARPENDRHAAAARLETIVTSAAVAHVNLAHAKTLDRGCRVVPVIQGNKYLVQHAKEGDEIVDIVASTCSCRKWDIDQMPCLHAIAVSSFMRVHYHMLCHSYYTADWVRRAYAPPINPLPNKATWILLAYVRQMVILPPVQRRQPGRPRNGRIPSMGEARRRKKCEKCGELGHNSFGCPNEWTSSIGESSTATTPESRGAARVFARASRK from the exons ATGGACGATTTGTCAGATGACGCTCCAGACACGAATGATGATTGTGATAATGAAACTGATGATAATAGTGACGATAGCGATGATGATAAtagtgatggtggtggtggtgatgaaAGAGGAGTGAGTCCGGAGTACCCAGAAGTAAGATTTTCAGGTTCACAATTTGAGGACAACCATTTACAAAGAAATTGGATCATTCCTggtgtagaaaattatgcaattgaggAAACAAGACCCGAAGTGTCAATTCCATACCAGGGTGATCTTTTACACATGGGTGCACTCTTTAGAAGTAAACAGgaactaattttggcatttggacaatattgtgttgatgtgaagatGGACTATCGAGTCAGACGTTCGTGCACAATTCGATTTGAGGCTGGTTGCAAGGATGTAAACTGCAAATTTATGCTTCGTACAAGATGCAGACCTTGTTGTTCGTTTTGGCATGTGGTGAAATTTATGCCGAGTCACACATGTACTCCGGATGTCTATGATTCACATTTTCGAAGTGTGAAGGCTATTGTCATCGGAAGTTTGTTCTCTGAAAGAGTGACGAGTAGTGAATATACACCTAGAATGCTAATGGGGGAGTTGTTGGAGCAACATGGTGTGCAGATTATGTACATTAAAGCTTGGAGGTCTTTACAACATGCAAAGAGACTTACTTATGGTAATGCGGATGAATCATATCAGCAACTaccctcatattttcacatgttaaaagaaacaaatcctgGCAGCATCACGGCAATAGAGATAgatgaaaataattgttttttatattcattttttgcactcGGAGCTTGCCTTCATGGTTTCCAGTCTTACATAAGACCGGTTGTTGCCGTTGATGCCACACATTTGAAAGGTGAACACAAAGGGGTGATATTCGTTGCCACTTGCAAAGATGGGGAGGAAATGATTTATCCCATcgcttttggatttggagatggTGAGTCTGATAGATCATGGATATGGTTTTTGATGAAATTGAGAGAGGCTATTGGAGTGCGAGAAGATTTAGTCATTGTTTCTGATCGTCACCAAAGCATTGCGAATGCGATGAGTCCTGTCTTTCATTCTGTCCCacatgtcttttgtttcttccaccttaagcaaaacttgaagaaacgTTGTAGACAACAAAAAGATGTGATGACTGCATTCTACCTTGCAGCATACAGCTACACCACAATAGAGTGTGATACATACTTGGCAGAAATACAATCGATGCATCCTCAGACTCATCTGACATTGATGGAAGCAAGACCGGAAAA TGATAGGCATGCTGCAGCTGCCAGACTCGAAACCATTGTGACCTCCGCTGCAGTGGCACATGTCAATTTGGCGCATGCCAAAACATTAGACCGAGGATGTCGTGTAGTTCCTGTAATACAAGGGAATAAATACCTCGTGCAACATGCAAAGGAAGGCGATGAGATAGTTGACATTGTTGCGAGTACATGTAGTTGTCGCAAGTGGGACATTGATCAAATGCCATGTCTTCATGCAATTGCTGTTAGCAG TTTCATGAGGGTACACTACCATATGCTTTGCCATTCATATTACACCGCAGATTGGGTCAGACGTGCATATGCACCTCCCATCAATCCTCTCCCTAACAAGGCTACTTGGATTCTTCTAGCGTACGTCAGACAGATGGTTATACTCCCACCTGTGCAAAGAAGACAACCGGGTAGACCGAGAAATGGTCGGATTCCTTCCATGGGGGAAGCTCgtcgaagaaaaaaatgtgaaaaatgcgGTGAACTAGGACACAATAGTTTTGGTTGCCCTAATGAATGGACTTCCTCCATTGGAGAGTCGAGCACAGCCACTACTCCAGAATCCAGGGGCGCTGCTAGGGTCTTTGCAAGGGCAAGCCGGAAATGA